From a single Streptomyces sp. NBC_00377 genomic region:
- a CDS encoding peptidoglycan-binding domain-containing protein: MRTNVLARTIVSLTAVAGIAAGTLAAAGTSYAAPAPTARTAASAQASILATNNLGLSTTQAKYVQCFLRDAPASYTGGIDGQLGTNSWKAMQRHLRAYWDYNDSIDGDPGPNTIKALQRMLKFGWNYTDSIDGIAGANTKAAFKRFANDFASTYPC; encoded by the coding sequence ATGCGAACCAATGTCTTGGCCAGGACCATCGTCAGCCTTACCGCGGTCGCCGGCATCGCCGCCGGGACCCTGGCGGCCGCGGGCACCAGCTACGCGGCCCCCGCGCCGACCGCCAGGACGGCGGCGAGCGCGCAGGCCTCCATCCTCGCGACGAACAACCTCGGCCTGAGCACCACGCAGGCCAAGTACGTCCAGTGCTTCCTCCGCGACGCGCCGGCGAGCTACACCGGCGGCATCGACGGACAGCTGGGCACCAACAGCTGGAAGGCCATGCAGCGCCACCTCCGGGCGTACTGGGACTACAACGACAGCATCGACGGCGACCCCGGCCCGAACACGATCAAGGCGCTTCAGCGCATGCTGAAGTTCGGCTGGAACTACACCGACAGCATCGACGGCATCGCGGGAGCGAACACCAAGGCGGCGTTCAAGCGGTTCGCGAACGACTTCGCGTCCACCTACCCCTGCTGA
- the argS gene encoding arginine--tRNA ligase, with the protein MAPVTSLSHSVEQHLTSALSATLPEAAGADPLLRRSDRADFQANGILALAKKAKANPRELATQVVSQVVTGGVIKEIEVSGPGFLNVTLTDRAITENLAARYADADRLGVPHAGRPGTTVIDYAQPNVAKEMHVGHLRSAVIGDATVQILEFTGESVVRRHHIGDWGTQFGMLIQYLDEHPHELDHKESRVSGEEAMSNLDRLYKSARKLFDADEEFKTRARRRVVDLQAGEPHTLAVWQKFVDESKIYFFSVFEKLDMEVRDEDIVGESGYNDMLAETCRLLEESGVAVRSEGALCVFFEDVKGPDGNPVPLIVQKSDGGYGYAATDLSAIRDRVFTIKANTLLYVVDARQSLHFKMVFETARRAGWLNEDVKAHQLAFGTVLGKDGKPFKTREGETVKLVDLLDEAVDRATAVVGEKRDKVGLTDEEVVENGRYVGIGAVKYADLSTSAVRDYKFDLDQMVSLNGDTSVYLQYAYARIQSILRKAGEARPTAHPELELAPAERALGLHLDQFAETVHEVAAAYEPHKLAAYLYQLASHLTTFYDQCHVLSADNAPEVVENRLFLVDLTGRTLHLGMALLGIRTPGKL; encoded by the coding sequence ATGGCCCCGGTCACGTCCCTCAGTCACTCCGTCGAACAGCACCTCACGTCCGCCCTCTCGGCCACCCTGCCGGAGGCCGCCGGCGCGGACCCGCTGCTGCGACGAAGCGACCGGGCCGACTTCCAGGCCAACGGCATCCTGGCGCTGGCCAAGAAGGCGAAGGCGAACCCGCGGGAGCTGGCGACGCAGGTGGTGTCGCAGGTGGTCACGGGCGGCGTGATCAAGGAGATCGAGGTCTCGGGCCCCGGCTTCCTGAACGTCACGCTCACCGACCGGGCGATCACCGAGAACCTGGCGGCGCGGTACGCGGACGCCGACCGCCTGGGCGTGCCGCACGCCGGCCGGCCGGGCACCACGGTCATCGACTACGCCCAGCCCAACGTGGCGAAGGAGATGCACGTCGGTCACCTGCGGTCGGCGGTCATCGGCGACGCGACGGTGCAGATCCTGGAGTTCACCGGCGAGAGCGTGGTCCGCCGGCACCACATCGGCGACTGGGGCACCCAGTTCGGCATGCTCATCCAGTATCTGGACGAGCACCCGCACGAGCTGGACCACAAGGAGTCGCGGGTGAGCGGCGAGGAGGCGATGTCGAACCTCGACCGCCTCTACAAGTCGGCGCGCAAGCTGTTCGACGCGGACGAGGAGTTCAAGACCCGGGCCCGGCGCCGGGTGGTGGACCTCCAGGCGGGCGAACCGCACACGCTCGCCGTCTGGCAGAAGTTCGTCGACGAGTCGAAGATCTACTTCTTCTCGGTCTTCGAGAAGCTGGACATGGAGGTCCGCGACGAGGACATCGTCGGCGAGTCGGGTTACAACGACATGCTGGCGGAGACCTGCCGGCTCCTGGAGGAGTCCGGGGTCGCGGTCCGCTCCGAGGGTGCCCTGTGCGTCTTCTTCGAGGACGTCAAGGGTCCGGACGGCAACCCCGTCCCGCTGATCGTGCAGAAGTCCGACGGTGGCTACGGCTACGCGGCGACCGACCTGTCGGCGATCCGTGACCGTGTCTTCACCATCAAGGCGAACACGCTGCTGTACGTCGTGGACGCGCGTCAGTCGCTGCATTTCAAAATGGTCTTCGAGACGGCGCGCAGGGCGGGCTGGCTGAACGAGGACGTCAAGGCCCACCAGTTGGCGTTCGGCACGGTCCTCGGCAAGGACGGCAAGCCGTTCAAGACCCGTGAGGGCGAGACGGTCAAGCTGGTCGACCTCCTCGACGAGGCGGTGGACCGCGCGACGGCCGTCGTCGGCGAGAAGCGCGACAAGGTGGGTCTGACGGACGAGGAGGTCGTGGAGAACGGCCGGTACGTGGGCATCGGAGCGGTGAAGTACGCCGACCTGTCGACGTCGGCCGTCCGGGACTACAAGTTCGACCTGGACCAGATGGTCTCGCTGAACGGCGACACGTCCGTCTACCTCCAGTACGCGTACGCCCGGATCCAGTCGATCCTGCGCAAGGCCGGCGAGGCCCGCCCCACCGCTCACCCGGAGCTGGAACTGGCCCCGGCGGAGCGGGCGCTGGGCCTGCACCTGGACCAGTTCGCCGAGACGGTGCACGAGGTGGCGGCGGCCTACGAGCCGCACAAGCTGGCGGCGTACCTGTACCAGCTGGCCTCGCACCTGACGACGTTCTACGACCAGTGTCACGTGCTGTCCGCCGACAACGCGCCGGAGGTCGTCGAGAACCGACTGTTCCTGGTCGACCTGACGGGCCGCACCCTCCACCTGGGCATGGCCCTGCTGGGCATCCGGACGCCCGGGAAGCTCTGA
- a CDS encoding helix-turn-helix domain-containing protein, producing MTRPAPAPGSARLAAALRELKDRTGLSLAGLAAKTTFSKSSWERYLNGKALPPRPAVQKLCRLAGEPEGRCLALWEIAKSEGSGQPDEATQPPPATPAPPLAPAPAPAPSSTPAPAPAPEPAAAAASGGSAPVGHRGAVAAAVLASVCAVVFGAVVLTLVLLPHPSHPPRPSATLSATGPRCQGAGCEGKDPARTNCAGSPGTLAEHVTATGASIQLRYSKVCGASWVRMWGTRIGDGAELRGRLARVRNRADADTYVHTPMTATRPGALVRACFLPAAGGRKECFEARVTQSSEPTPRPPTSHSSTR from the coding sequence ATGACGCGCCCGGCACCGGCTCCGGGGAGCGCCCGACTGGCCGCCGCCCTGCGGGAGTTGAAGGACCGCACCGGGCTGAGCCTGGCGGGGCTCGCGGCGAAGACCACGTTCAGCAAGTCGTCCTGGGAGCGCTACCTCAACGGCAAGGCCCTGCCGCCGCGCCCGGCGGTCCAGAAGCTGTGCCGACTCGCCGGGGAACCGGAGGGGCGGTGTCTGGCGCTGTGGGAGATCGCGAAGTCGGAAGGGAGCGGGCAGCCGGACGAAGCGACGCAGCCACCGCCCGCGACCCCGGCTCCCCCTCTCGCTCCGGCTCCGGCTCCGGCTCCATCTTCAACTCCGGCTCCGGCTCCCGCTCCGGAACCGGCAGCGGCAGCGGCATCCGGGGGATCCGCGCCGGTCGGGCATCGGGGCGCGGTGGCGGCGGCAGTCCTCGCGTCGGTGTGCGCTGTGGTGTTCGGGGCCGTGGTCCTGACCCTCGTCCTCCTCCCGCACCCGAGCCACCCGCCCCGGCCATCGGCGACCCTGTCCGCCACCGGCCCGCGCTGCCAGGGAGCCGGCTGCGAGGGCAAGGATCCGGCGCGGACGAACTGCGCCGGCTCGCCGGGCACGCTCGCCGAGCACGTCACCGCCACCGGAGCCTCGATCCAGCTGCGGTACAGCAAGGTGTGCGGTGCCAGTTGGGTACGGATGTGGGGCACACGGATCGGCGACGGGGCCGAGCTGCGCGGCCGCCTCGCCCGGGTGAGGAACCGCGCCGACGCGGACACCTACGTTCACACCCCCATGACCGCGACCCGCCCGGGAGCCCTCGTCCGGGCCTGTTTCCTGCCCGCTGCGGGCGGCCGCAAGGAGTGCTTCGAAGCCCGGGTGACCCAGAGCTCGGAACCGACACCTCGCCCGCCCACGTCCCACTCCTCGACGAGGTGA
- a CDS encoding peptidoglycan-binding protein, with protein MALRKALPAELDPRARQLLTELRRLKDHGELSMRQLATRTGYSQKSWERYLGGRTLPPREAVEALARISGVDPVRLLAWHEVATDTWKPNVPAGTAAPAGTESPAGTAGPAGTESPAGTAGPAGTRDQAEPESPAGTGSPAQAEVLAGSVTHGAEAGHTRLPGGWLRVALVAGAVALVLAVSSAVLLVVRLDGGHSEPAAALPAPSVAPASSPAPVYTCRNQRTGGLWYAGISRTQDAGLSFGAAGPDVAEAQCLLRRAGISPGGIDGMFGPLTQRAVLALQKRSGLDVDGMIGPHTWKALRG; from the coding sequence ATGGCACTCCGGAAAGCACTGCCCGCCGAACTCGACCCCCGCGCGAGGCAGTTGCTCACAGAGTTACGCAGACTGAAGGATCACGGCGAGCTGAGCATGCGTCAGCTGGCGACCCGGACGGGGTACAGCCAGAAGTCCTGGGAGCGGTATCTGGGCGGCAGAACGCTGCCGCCCCGGGAAGCCGTGGAAGCACTGGCCCGGATCAGCGGCGTCGACCCGGTCCGACTGCTCGCCTGGCACGAGGTCGCCACCGACACCTGGAAACCGAACGTCCCGGCGGGGACAGCGGCTCCGGCGGGGACCGAAAGCCCGGCGGGGACAGCGGGTCCGGCGGGGACCGAAAGCCCGGCGGGGACAGCGGGTCCGGCGGGGACAAGGGATCAGGCGGAACCGGAAAGCCCGGCGGGAACAGGAAGCCCGGCGCAGGCCGAGGTTCTGGCGGGGTCGGTCACCCACGGGGCAGAAGCCGGACACACGCGCCTGCCCGGAGGCTGGCTGCGCGTCGCGCTCGTCGCGGGGGCGGTGGCCCTGGTGCTGGCCGTCTCCTCGGCGGTCCTCCTGGTCGTACGGCTCGACGGAGGCCACAGCGAACCGGCGGCCGCTCTCCCGGCCCCGTCCGTCGCGCCGGCGTCCTCGCCGGCTCCGGTCTACACCTGCCGGAACCAGCGGACCGGCGGCCTCTGGTACGCGGGCATCAGCCGCACCCAGGACGCCGGCCTCTCCTTCGGCGCCGCCGGTCCCGATGTGGCCGAGGCGCAGTGCCTGCTGCGTCGGGCGGGCATCTCGCCGGGCGGCATCGACGGAATGTTCGGTCCGCTGACGCAACGCGCGGTCCTGGCCCTGCAAAAACGGTCCGGTCTGGACGTGGACGGCATGATCGGACCGCACACCTGGAAGGCCCTGCGCGGATGA